The genome window GACGCTGGACGCCGCGGAGCTGCGCGCCGCCGGCGACGCGCCCAATGGCGCGCACCTGGTGTACGACCAGGACAGCGGCGTGCTGTCCTACGACGCGCTCGGCGACGGTTCCTCGTTGTCGACCCTGGTGACCCTGCTGAACAATCACGCCCTTGCTGGCCAGCGAAATCACCATCCTGCCGGCCTGAACCGGGCCTGCCCGCGCGCTGCGCCCTTTCGGGTGTAGTGCGCGCCGGGGCGCTGCGCTGTGGTCGATGGCATCCTTCATCGCCGAGGAAGCCGACCATGACCGAGTCCACTGCGCGCGCGCATCGCATCATCATCATCGGCACCGGCGGCGGTGGCCTGTGCATGGCGATGCAACTCAAACGCGCCGGCTTCGACGACTTCCTGATGCTGGACAAGGCCGCCGGCCTTGGCGGCACCTGGTGGCACAACAGCTACCCGGGCGCCGAATGCGACGTGCAATCACCTGTATTCCTTCTCCTTCGAACCGAAGAACGACTGGTCGCGGCCCTTCGCCGGCCAACGCGAGATCCAGGGCTACTTCGAGCAGTGCGCCGACAAGTACGGTCTCGGCCCGCACATGCGCTTCAATACCGCGGTCAAGGCGCTGCGCTGGGACGATGCCCGGCGGTTATGGCATGTCGAAACCGACAGCGGTGAGATCCTCGACGCCGAGGTGGTGGTGAGCGCGCTCGGCATGTTCAACAACCTGGTGTGGCCGGCCATCGCCGGCATTGCCGACTTCAAGGGGGCAAATACTTTCATTCGGCGCGCTGGGATCATTCGGTCGATGTCACCGGCCAGCGCGTGGGCGTGATCGGCGTGGCCGCCAGCGCCATCCAGTTCGCACCGGAACTCGCGCCAAGGTCGCACATTCGAGTCTTTCCAGCGCACCGCCAACTGGGTGGTGCCCAGGCCAACCAGCCCTACAGCGATGAGCAACTGGCGTTCTACCGCGCGCATCCCGAGGAAGTCAGGAAGAGCCAAGACGAAGGCTGCCGCGTGTGAAATTCGCTGTGCACCTTCCAGGACAAGTCCGTGCTGGCCGATATCGAACGCGCCGGCCTAGAACGCCTGGCCGAGATCAGGATGAAGACACGCCCGCAAGCTAACGCCCAAGCATCCGGCCTTCGGCTGCCGCCGGCTTAGCTGTTCTCCGACGTCCTACCCGATATTCAATCGCGACAATGTCGCGCTGGTGACCGGCGGCATCGAGCGCGTCGACCAAAGGGCATACTGACGCGCGATGGCGTGGAACACGAATTCGACGTCATCGTCTACTCGACGGGTTTTGAAACCACCACCTATCTCAACGCGCTGGACGTCAGCGGTCGCGACGGCGCGCGTCTGCGCGACGCCTGGCGCGATGGCGCGCAGGCCTATCTCGGCATCACCACCGCCGGCTTTCCGGGAACCTGTTCATGCTCTACGGCCCCCAACACTTCAACCAGGGCTGCATCCTGTTGATGATCCGAACAGCAGGTCGAATACATCCTGCGTCAGCTCGAACGCCTGGATGCCGGAAGCTGGCGTGGCTGGACGTGCGTCCGGAAGTCACAGCTGCCTACAACGACGAACTGCAGAAGGACGTGGCGGGCGTCGACGCGTGGCGACCGCCTGCGGTGGCGACTTCTATTACCGCGCGCCGCAAGTAGGCGTTTCGTCACCAACTTCCCGGCACCAGGATGACTTCGTGGCGCGTACCCACGCACCGGATGCGCAGGCCTACGAGGTCGCGCTCGCGCCTGATGATCCGCGCATGGCGGGCGCCTGCGCGGCCATGCAGGCGCCGGCAAGCTCAGCCCGCACCCGCGCGATCGCGGCGGCGTAGTCATCAGGATGGCGAGCGCCTCGTCGCGCGGAAAGTCCACCAACAGCAACAGCGCGGTTGGCGCCGGTCGCGAGCATGCGCTCGGGACACGCGCCGGGTCGAAACCGCGCTATGCGCGCACCTCGCCAGCACCGTGACGTCCGAGCTTGGACGGATCACGGCCGCGCGCCTCATGGCACGCGGATATCCTCGAACGCGGTGGGAATGTCCGCGATCAAACCCTCTATCGGCATCCAACCGTCGCAGTACTCGGCGATGCGCGCCGGCACCCATTCGAATAGGCACCCATCAGCACCGGCGGGCCGCCGGCCTGCAAGGCACGGGCCCGGCACCACATCGGCGGCATTTCGACGAACTGGCCGTGTATTCCGGCACGTGGTCGTTCCAGATGCTGCGGATGGCGAGCATGCGATTCGCGCGTCACCTTCCAGCGATCGGCGAAGACCGCGCCGTGGTCTTCCTCTCAACGCGTTCAACCGGGCGCCGATGCCGAACCACAGGCGGCCGCCTGACAGCCGGTCGAGCGAGGCAGCGGCCTTGGCGAAATTGATCGGGTCGTGCTCGGTGACCAGCGTCACGCCGGTGCCGAGTTTCAGCGCGTACGCGTGGTGGCGGCGGCGATGGACAGCGCCACGGGCGGTCGTGGCTGTGCCAGTACATGGCCGACAGTTCGCCGCCGCCGACGAACGGCGAGCGGCGACTGGTCGGGATGGGTGTGTTCGGCGTAGAACAGCGATTCGAAACCGCGCGCCTCGGGTGCCGGCACGCGAGATCACTGCGGCTCGATACTGGTGTCATGGTGGAAGCACACGATGCCGAAATCCGCGAAACGACTCCTCGAAGTGTGAGGCTGGCAGGAAAATTTGTGGGTCAGACTCTGACGGCTCCCCACAAAAATGCGAGCGGTGGTCTTAGATATCAAGCAGATAAGTGGTAGACGTACATGCTGCTTCCTGATCCAATCGTTGTTTACCAAGACTTCGATAGAGCAAGAAGGACAGCATGTACGCAAGCAGTTTGCTGGAGAGTTGGCTAGAGGACAACTGCACCTGGATGCATAAGGCGCGTCAGGGCGCGGTGTGCAAATTGGTCGATGGCCTGCTTCGGGGAGGTGTCGCAACCCTCACCGCCATGGGGCGCCATATCCCGATGCTGCAAGCAGAGAAACACGGTATCAAGTGTGCGGATCGCTTGTTGGGCAATCGTCATCTGTCCGCCGAGCGATTGAAGATCTATCAGGCGCTGGGGCGCTGGCTATTGGCCGACATCGCGCAACCGTGGGTGGTGGTCGACTGGTCTGATGTTCGCCCAGGTCAGCGATTTTTGATGCTGAAGGCCGCTGTGCCTATCGGTGGTCGAGCGGTGACTGTCTATGAGGAAGTCCATCCGCTCGATTGCTACGGTTCGCCGGCCACGCACTTGGCGTTCTTGGGCCGCCTCAAGAGCGTGGTCCCATCAAGCTGTCGACCCATACTGATCACCGATGCCGGCTTTCGTGGGCCATGGTTCAAGGCCGTGTCTGCGTTGGGCTGGGATTGGATCGGCCGAGTTCGCGACCGGGTAACGTATCGCCACGAGTTGAACGGACCATGCCGCCCCGTCAAATCGTTGTATGCCCAGGCAGCGACCGTGCCGCGCACAGTGGGCTCGGTGTGGCTGGCAAAAACGAACAGCTATCGCTGCCAGTTGCATCACTACCACGCCACACCAGCGCGCCGTCGCGGCAAACAGCGCTCCAAGCCCAACGGTGCACGCAAGCGCCGACTCGGTCGCGAGCCCTGGGTGTTGGCGACGTCGCTTCCTCTGAGCGATTGGTCGGCTCAACGAGTCACGCACGCCTATCGTCAGCGCATGCAGATTGAAGAGACCTTCCGAGATCTGAAGAGCCCGCGTTGGGGCTACGGTCTGACCTACAGCGGCTCAAACTCAGTGATGCGACTATCGAACCTATTGCTGCTCACCACTTTGGCGACGCTGGTGACCTGCGTCACGGGGTTGGCGGCTCGCGCCGCCAACCTGGCTCGAAAATTCCAGGCCAATACTGAAAAGCAACGTCACGTACTGTCGGTGTTCTCGCCAGGGCAGGCGATTGCTCAGCAGAGCTTGGAAGCTACTTTCCCTGTCCGACATCCGCAACGCCTGGAGAGAACTCCCGAGCATGGCCGCAGCACAGGCCTTAACGGCATAATTCGTGGGGATCCGTCAGGGTCAGACTTCACGATGAATATCGTGTTCCGTGGGTCAGGCTTCAGCCTGGCATTCAGGTCGATGAAGCGCGCGAATACAGTGTTCTGGTGTGCGAATCACCCGCGCACCAGGCGAGCTTAAAGGCGATGGGTCGCCGCCTTGTCCGACATCTTGAACGGCTTCCACATCAAGAGCAGCTTCGGCATCAAGGTCAGCGCGGCCAGATGGCGATACCGTTATGATGGTATCAGAAGATCGAACAGGATGCCGCTGGGCGTGAAGTTCGACAGCATCAGATCGAGAAGCCCGCGCATACCACCAGCGTGGTGTAGAAACTCGCGCGCGCGATATTGCCAGCGGCAATGGTACATGGTCGAGCCCATCGCCGAAATGATAGAACTCGAGGCGATAGCGGTACACGCAATGAACTGCAGTCCTCGACCGCGATGCCCATATCGGGCGCCGCAAACCATGATGGTCATCATGTCGAGCGGGATGCCGGCCCAGCCCATGAAGCCCAGGCACTGCGCCGGTTGCCACCATGTTCGGCACGATGCCGATGAAGGCCGCGCGGATGTTGCGGAACAGGAAACACAGCGTCAGGAACAATGCCGAGTTGCTGGCGCTGCCGATGGAGGCGATCCGCGAGCTGTACAGGCTCTGCAGCATGTTGTTGTAGAGCACCAACAGGCCGCTGACCTTCGAATTCCTCGGCTTGAGCTTGGAGATCCGTTTGCAGACCTTTGCCGATTTTGCAGCAGCGCTTCGGCGCCGCAGGTCGGGGTTGAATCGATGCGCGAGATGCGCGCTTCGTCGGCATCGATGCTGGGATGTAGGGCGTCGAAGAGCTCGTCGCGCAGGTTACGGCAGGCGCTTGTAGATGATAATGAGCTGAGCGGGGGTCGAACTCGCGGGCCTTGTTGAGATCCTCGGCGACGCGCACGATGGAGGCTAGCGACTGCACCGTGCCCACGCCCGGGATGCCGGCTACGTAGTCGTGCACCTTCTTGATGCGCCTTCTATCTTTGTCGGCGGTGAACCAGGTGTCGGATTTCTGTCCGCTCGTCACCGAACATCTCGGCATCGAGGTCAGTGCTGCCGGTGC of Pseudomonadota bacterium contains these proteins:
- a CDS encoding IS4 family transposase — its product is MYASSLLESWLEDNCTWMHKARQGAVCKLVDGLLRGGVATLTAMGRHIPMLQAEKHGIKCADRLLGNRHLSAERLKIYQALGRWLLADIAQPWVVVDWSDVRPGQRFLMLKAAVPIGGRAVTVYEEVHPLDCYGSPATHLAFLGRLKSVVPSSCRPILITDAGFRGPWFKAVSALGWDWIGRVRDRVTYRHELNGPCRPVKSLYAQAATVPRTVGSVWLAKTNSYRCQLHHYHATPARRRGKQRSKPNGARKRRLGREPWVLATSLPLSDWSAQRVTHAYRQRMQIEETFRDLKSPRWGYGLTYSGSNSVMRLSNLLLLTTLATLVTCVTGLAARAANLARKFQANTEKQRHVLSVFSPGQAIAQQSLEATFPVRHPQRLERTPEHGRSTGLNGIIRGDPSGSDFTMNIVFRGSGFSLAFRSMKRANTVFWCANHPRTRRA
- a CDS encoding NAD(P)-binding protein; translated protein: MTESTARAHRIIIIGTGGGGLCMAMQLKRAGFDDFLMLDKAAGLGGTWWHNSYPGAECDVQSPVFLLLRTEERLVAALRRPTRDPGLLRAVRRQVRSRPAHALQYRGQGAALGRCPAVMACRNRQR